A window from Polynucleobacter sp. MWH-UH25E encodes these proteins:
- the ahpC gene encoding alkyl hydroperoxide reductase subunit C, which translates to MSIINTAVQPFKTEAFHNGKFVTITDETLKGKWSVLIFMPAAFTFNCPTEIEDAAENYAEFQKLGAEVYIVTTDTHFSHKVWHETSPAVGKAKFPLVGDPTHTLTNAFGVHIPEAGLALRGTFIINPEGVIKTAEIHSNEIARDVSETLRKLKAAQYTAAHPGEVCPAKWKEGAATLTPSLDLVGKI; encoded by the coding sequence ATGTCTATTATCAATACAGCCGTACAACCATTCAAAACCGAAGCGTTCCACAATGGTAAGTTTGTAACTATCACTGACGAGACCCTCAAGGGCAAATGGTCAGTTCTCATTTTCATGCCAGCAGCATTTACATTTAACTGCCCAACTGAAATTGAAGACGCAGCTGAGAACTATGCTGAGTTCCAAAAATTAGGTGCTGAAGTGTATATCGTTACAACTGACACGCATTTCTCACACAAAGTTTGGCATGAGACATCTCCTGCTGTTGGTAAAGCAAAGTTCCCTCTCGTTGGCGACCCAACACACACATTGACAAACGCATTTGGCGTACATATTCCTGAAGCAGGTTTGGCATTGCGTGGCACATTCATCATCAACCCAGAGGGCGTGATCAAGACAGCTGAGATTCACTCTAATGAAATCGCTCGTGATGTTTCTGAAACATTGCGTAAGCTCAAAGCCGCTCAATACACAGCCGCTCATCCAGGTGAAGTATGCCCAGCAAAATGGAAAGAAGGCGCAGCTACTTTGACTCCATCTTTGGACCTCGTAGGCAAGATCTAA
- a CDS encoding phasin family protein yields MEGLSKSPQKAIDASKAVSRVAMESAQAIASINQKVAQEFAELIQKRVSDLMKTQDPKTAFDFVHAEVLQDAAKEVAHYHQQLLDVLRSGNKELSEIAEEMIQDSKADLIHFVNDATNNAPVGSEAYVSVFKTSFNNALQNFELVRAAMADSFANFEKSVESVTNLSTTKGSSKKKQGKD; encoded by the coding sequence ATGGAGGGGTTGAGCAAAAGTCCGCAAAAGGCGATAGACGCCAGTAAGGCAGTAAGTCGAGTTGCCATGGAAAGTGCGCAAGCGATTGCTAGCATTAATCAAAAGGTAGCCCAAGAATTCGCTGAATTAATTCAAAAGCGGGTTTCTGATCTCATGAAAACGCAAGACCCAAAAACGGCATTTGATTTTGTTCATGCTGAGGTTTTGCAAGACGCTGCTAAAGAAGTTGCTCACTATCACCAGCAGTTGCTAGACGTGCTCCGAAGCGGAAATAAAGAATTGTCTGAAATCGCTGAAGAGATGATTCAAGATTCAAAGGCTGATCTGATTCATTTTGTAAATGATGCGACCAATAACGCACCCGTTGGCAGTGAGGCATACGTATCTGTATTCAAGACCTCATTTAATAATGCGCTTCAGAATTTTGAATTAGTGCGCGCTGCAATGGCTGATTCATTCGCAAACTTTGAAAAGAGTGTTGAGAGTGTCACCAACTTATCTACCACTAAAGGTTCTTCAAAGAAGAAGCAGGGCAAAGACTAG